From one Salmo salar chromosome ssa09, Ssal_v3.1, whole genome shotgun sequence genomic stretch:
- the LOC106611587 gene encoding leucine-rich repeat and immunoglobulin-like domain-containing nogo receptor-interacting protein 2 isoform X2: MVDCMSKVMLHTALSCWQPFLGLALVAVFVGSALGCPARCDCSAQSKSVLCHRKRLPSIPDGIPIETRILDLSKNKLQAVNPDDFAPYPGLEDLDLSGNIISYVEPGAFNPLYSMHSLSLKSNRIKLIPMGVFTGLSNLTRLDVSDNNIVILLDYMFQDLNNLKFLEVGDNDLVYISHRAFSGLLSLETLTLERCNLTVVPTEALSHLHNLVRLHLRYLSISTLHAYSFKKLFRLRHLEIDSWTSLDSVPANTLHGLNLTTLFITNTNLSTFPYQAIKHLHYLTLLNLSFNRIRHIEGRMLSELVHLRELHLVGAQLSTVEPYAFQGLRWLKVLNVSHNRLDTLEKGVFQAPEALEVLLIDDNPLVCDCRLMWILQRRQSIYFGDSQPECSTPEGIRGKPFREFKETLLSYYVTCTKPKIRENKTQTIAVDEGQPVRLHCSVEGTPRPVVSWLSPRRHLLTNKSHGRVMVHNNGTLEIKAAEVQDGGVYLCMATNTAGNDSLMTSLAVKSLGSLYANRTQYYTDPSNATTNGTINVTYGLDLKTILVSTAMGCFTFLGVVLFCFLLLFVWSRGKGKHKNNIDIEYVPRSKSNGTSIDGGAEGQAGPRRFNMKMI; encoded by the coding sequence ATGGTCGACTGTATGAGTAAAGTCATGCTGCACACGGCCCTCTCATGCTGGCAACCATTCCTGGGACTGGCTCTTGTGGCTGTCTTCGTGGGTTCCGCCTTAGGATGTCCCGCCCGCTGCGACTGCTCGGCCCAGAGCAAGTCGGTCCTGTGCCACCGCAAACGCCTACCGAGCATCCCAGATGGCATCCCCATCGAGACCAGGATCCTGGACCTGAGCAAGAACAAGCTGCAGGCCGTCAACCCGGATGACTTTGCCCCCTATCCTGGTCTAGAGGATTTGGACCTCAGTGGGAACATTATCAGCTATGTGGAGCCGGGGGCCTTCAACCCTCTGTACAGCATGCACTCACTCAGTCTCAAAAGCAATCGTATTAAGCTCATTCCTATGGGCGTCTTCACAGGCCTGTCCAACCTCACCCGGTTGGACGTCAGTGACAACAATATTGTCATCCTGCTGGACTACATGTTCCAGGACTTGAACAATCTGAAGTTCCTGGAGGTGGGTGACAATGACCTAGTGTACATCTCCCACAGGGCGTTCAGTGGACTGCTGAGCCTAGAGACGCTAACCTTGGAGAGATGCAATCTGACGGTGGTGCCTACTGAGGCCCTGTCCCACCTGCACAACCTGGTAAGACTTCACCTGCGATACCTCAGCATCAGCACCTTGCATGCCTACTCCTTCAAGAAGCTGTTCCGATTGCGCCACCTGGAGATTGACAGCTGGACCTCGCTCGACAGTGTGCCGGCCAACACGCTGCATGGCCTCAATTTAACCACGCTTTTCATCACCAACACCAACCTGTCCACCTTCCCATACCAGGCAATTAAGCACCTGCACTACCTGACGCTCCTCAACCTGTCCTTCAACCGCATCAGACACATCGAAGGGAGGATGCTGTCGGAGTTGGTGCACCTAAGGGAACTGCATCTGGTCGGGGCTCAGTTGTCGACCGTTGAACCGTACGCATTTCAGGGCCTCCGGTGGCTCAAGGTCCTCAACGTCTCCCACAACCGTTTGGACACCCTGGAGAAGGGTGTCTTCCAAGCTCCTGAGGCTCTGGAGGTCCTCTTGATCGATGACAACCCCCTGGTTTGCGACTGCCGCCTCATGTGGATCCTGCAGAGGAGACAGTCCATCTACTTTGGTGACTCACAGCCGGAGTGCAGTACCCCCGAGGGCATCCGCGGCAAGCCTTTCAGGGAGTTCAAGGAGACCCTGCTCTCCTACTATGTGACGTGCACCAAGCCCAAAATACGAGAGAACAAGACGCAGACAATTGCCGTGGACGAAGGTCAGCCAGTGAGACTGCACTGCAGTGTTGAGGGGACCCCCAGGCCGGTGGTTTCGTGGCTGTCCCCACGCCGGCACCTCCTCACCAACAAGAGCCACGGTAGAGTCATGGTCCACAACAATGGGACGCTAGAGATCAAGGCAGCCGAGGTGCAGGACGGCGGGGTGTACCTTTGCATGGCAACCAACACTGCGGGTAACGACTCATTAATGACCTCCCTAGCAGTGAAAAGCCTGGGGTCGCTCTACGCAAACAGGACCCAGTACTACACAGATCCCAGCAATGCCACTACCAATGGGACTATCAACGTGACCTATGGCTTGGACCTAAAGACTATCTTAGTGTCGACAGCAATGGGTTGTTTCACATTCCTGGGGGTGGTTTTGTTCTGCTTCCTGCTCCTGTTCGTTTGGAGTCGGGGCAAAGGGAAGCATAAAAACAACATAGATATTGAATACGTACCTCGGTCCAAGTCTAATGGCACCTCTATAGATGGAGGAGCAGAGGGGCAAGCTGGACCCCGTCGCTTTAACATGAAAATGATCTAA
- the LOC106611587 gene encoding leucine-rich repeat and immunoglobulin-like domain-containing nogo receptor-interacting protein 2 isoform X1 — protein sequence MEWVEHNHESRDRMVDCMSKVMLHTALSCWQPFLGLALVAVFVGSALGCPARCDCSAQSKSVLCHRKRLPSIPDGIPIETRILDLSKNKLQAVNPDDFAPYPGLEDLDLSGNIISYVEPGAFNPLYSMHSLSLKSNRIKLIPMGVFTGLSNLTRLDVSDNNIVILLDYMFQDLNNLKFLEVGDNDLVYISHRAFSGLLSLETLTLERCNLTVVPTEALSHLHNLVRLHLRYLSISTLHAYSFKKLFRLRHLEIDSWTSLDSVPANTLHGLNLTTLFITNTNLSTFPYQAIKHLHYLTLLNLSFNRIRHIEGRMLSELVHLRELHLVGAQLSTVEPYAFQGLRWLKVLNVSHNRLDTLEKGVFQAPEALEVLLIDDNPLVCDCRLMWILQRRQSIYFGDSQPECSTPEGIRGKPFREFKETLLSYYVTCTKPKIRENKTQTIAVDEGQPVRLHCSVEGTPRPVVSWLSPRRHLLTNKSHGRVMVHNNGTLEIKAAEVQDGGVYLCMATNTAGNDSLMTSLAVKSLGSLYANRTQYYTDPSNATTNGTINVTYGLDLKTILVSTAMGCFTFLGVVLFCFLLLFVWSRGKGKHKNNIDIEYVPRSKSNGTSIDGGAEGQAGPRRFNMKMI from the coding sequence AGCCGTGACAGAATGGTCGACTGTATGAGTAAAGTCATGCTGCACACGGCCCTCTCATGCTGGCAACCATTCCTGGGACTGGCTCTTGTGGCTGTCTTCGTGGGTTCCGCCTTAGGATGTCCCGCCCGCTGCGACTGCTCGGCCCAGAGCAAGTCGGTCCTGTGCCACCGCAAACGCCTACCGAGCATCCCAGATGGCATCCCCATCGAGACCAGGATCCTGGACCTGAGCAAGAACAAGCTGCAGGCCGTCAACCCGGATGACTTTGCCCCCTATCCTGGTCTAGAGGATTTGGACCTCAGTGGGAACATTATCAGCTATGTGGAGCCGGGGGCCTTCAACCCTCTGTACAGCATGCACTCACTCAGTCTCAAAAGCAATCGTATTAAGCTCATTCCTATGGGCGTCTTCACAGGCCTGTCCAACCTCACCCGGTTGGACGTCAGTGACAACAATATTGTCATCCTGCTGGACTACATGTTCCAGGACTTGAACAATCTGAAGTTCCTGGAGGTGGGTGACAATGACCTAGTGTACATCTCCCACAGGGCGTTCAGTGGACTGCTGAGCCTAGAGACGCTAACCTTGGAGAGATGCAATCTGACGGTGGTGCCTACTGAGGCCCTGTCCCACCTGCACAACCTGGTAAGACTTCACCTGCGATACCTCAGCATCAGCACCTTGCATGCCTACTCCTTCAAGAAGCTGTTCCGATTGCGCCACCTGGAGATTGACAGCTGGACCTCGCTCGACAGTGTGCCGGCCAACACGCTGCATGGCCTCAATTTAACCACGCTTTTCATCACCAACACCAACCTGTCCACCTTCCCATACCAGGCAATTAAGCACCTGCACTACCTGACGCTCCTCAACCTGTCCTTCAACCGCATCAGACACATCGAAGGGAGGATGCTGTCGGAGTTGGTGCACCTAAGGGAACTGCATCTGGTCGGGGCTCAGTTGTCGACCGTTGAACCGTACGCATTTCAGGGCCTCCGGTGGCTCAAGGTCCTCAACGTCTCCCACAACCGTTTGGACACCCTGGAGAAGGGTGTCTTCCAAGCTCCTGAGGCTCTGGAGGTCCTCTTGATCGATGACAACCCCCTGGTTTGCGACTGCCGCCTCATGTGGATCCTGCAGAGGAGACAGTCCATCTACTTTGGTGACTCACAGCCGGAGTGCAGTACCCCCGAGGGCATCCGCGGCAAGCCTTTCAGGGAGTTCAAGGAGACCCTGCTCTCCTACTATGTGACGTGCACCAAGCCCAAAATACGAGAGAACAAGACGCAGACAATTGCCGTGGACGAAGGTCAGCCAGTGAGACTGCACTGCAGTGTTGAGGGGACCCCCAGGCCGGTGGTTTCGTGGCTGTCCCCACGCCGGCACCTCCTCACCAACAAGAGCCACGGTAGAGTCATGGTCCACAACAATGGGACGCTAGAGATCAAGGCAGCCGAGGTGCAGGACGGCGGGGTGTACCTTTGCATGGCAACCAACACTGCGGGTAACGACTCATTAATGACCTCCCTAGCAGTGAAAAGCCTGGGGTCGCTCTACGCAAACAGGACCCAGTACTACACAGATCCCAGCAATGCCACTACCAATGGGACTATCAACGTGACCTATGGCTTGGACCTAAAGACTATCTTAGTGTCGACAGCAATGGGTTGTTTCACATTCCTGGGGGTGGTTTTGTTCTGCTTCCTGCTCCTGTTCGTTTGGAGTCGGGGCAAAGGGAAGCATAAAAACAACATAGATATTGAATACGTACCTCGGTCCAAGTCTAATGGCACCTCTATAGATGGAGGAGCAGAGGGGCAAGCTGGACCCCGTCGCTTTAACATGAAAATGATCTAA